One genomic segment of Arcobacter porcinus includes these proteins:
- a CDS encoding CbiM family transporter has translation MHISDGVLSLEVTAVSTAVAFGFLVYSFKNLSNDKIALASSFSALFFIASFIHIPFGFTQIHLMLVGFIGIFLGSIAIFSISIALILQALLLGYGGLSSIGANILIIAVPAYLVFLLFKIEILKKLNEKVKFFLIGFIGVLIPTIIMFILLIFSKEEYKNAAYSIIIVNIPTMILEALITLFLFLYVKKAMPNLFKGLNI, from the coding sequence ATGCATATTAGTGATGGTGTTTTAAGCCTTGAAGTTACAGCAGTTAGTACAGCTGTAGCTTTTGGTTTTTTAGTTTACTCTTTTAAAAATTTATCAAATGATAAAATAGCATTGGCATCTTCGTTTAGTGCTTTATTTTTTATAGCTTCATTTATTCATATTCCTTTTGGTTTTACTCAAATTCATCTAATGCTTGTAGGTTTTATTGGAATATTTTTAGGAAGTATTGCAATATTTTCTATATCAATTGCACTTATTCTTCAAGCTTTACTTTTGGGATATGGTGGATTAAGTTCTATAGGAGCAAATATTTTGATTATAGCTGTTCCTGCATATTTGGTATTTTTGTTATTTAAAATAGAGATTCTTAAAAAACTAAATGAAAAAGTTAAATTTTTTTTAATTGGTTTTATTGGAGTACTTATTCCTACAATTATTATGTTTATACTTCTGATTTTTTCAAAAGAAGAGTATAAAAATGCTGCATATTCTATAATTATAGTAAATATACCAACTATGATATTAGAAGCTTTAATCACACTTTTCTTATTTTTATATGTAAAAAAGGCGATGCCAAATCTATTTAAAGGATTAAATATATGA
- the hypA gene encoding hydrogenase/urease nickel incorporation protein HypA, whose product MHEYSIVQSLLESCEEHARQNSAKEVTKVVVKIGVLSGVEPNLLQTAFDTFKEKTICDKAEFIINIQKVEISCNKCNSESILEKHEFSCPKCKSTDIKVIDGEDMYLMSLELE is encoded by the coding sequence ATGCATGAATATAGTATAGTTCAGTCACTATTGGAAAGTTGTGAAGAACATGCAAGACAAAATAGTGCAAAAGAAGTTACAAAAGTAGTTGTAAAAATTGGAGTTTTAAGTGGAGTTGAACCTAATTTACTTCAAACAGCTTTTGATACTTTTAAAGAAAAAACAATATGTGATAAAGCAGAATTTATAATAAATATTCAAAAAGTTGAGATTTCTTGTAATAAATGCAATAGTGAATCAATATTGGAAAAACATGAGTTTTCATGTCCAAAATGCAAAAGTACAGATATAAAAGTAATAGATGGTGAAGATATGTATTTGATGAGTTTAGAATTAGAGTGA
- a CDS encoding DUF4198 domain-containing protein, producing the protein MKKIISLLALASLFANAHFLTLLPSTDNVEDKKDAKIELDAMFIHPFDQSGMNMEKPKGIFVNSTKNSLPLTETKKFDHKAWTTSYEIKTPGVYKFFVQPEPYFEEAEDLFISHVPKVIVSSFGVQEGWDEPIGLKYEIVPLTKPFALYSGNLFQGVFLKDGKPQANISVEVELYNEAGIKAPTEMHTTQTVKTDKNGVFSFVMNQKGWWGFAGLMVENEKELNGKKYPIENGALIWIKAH; encoded by the coding sequence ATGAAAAAAATTATAAGTTTATTAGCTTTAGCATCGCTTTTCGCAAATGCTCACTTCTTAACTCTTCTTCCAAGTACGGACAATGTTGAAGATAAAAAAGATGCAAAAATAGAATTAGATGCTATGTTTATTCACCCTTTTGATCAAAGTGGTATGAATATGGAAAAACCAAAAGGAATTTTTGTAAATAGTACTAAAAACTCATTGCCTTTAACGGAGACAAAAAAGTTTGATCACAAAGCTTGGACTACAAGTTATGAGATTAAAACACCAGGTGTTTATAAGTTTTTTGTACAACCAGAGCCATATTTTGAGGAAGCAGAAGATCTATTTATCAGCCATGTTCCAAAAGTTATAGTTAGTTCATTTGGTGTACAAGAAGGATGGGATGAGCCAATTGGTTTAAAATATGAGATTGTCCCTCTTACAAAACCATTTGCTTTATACTCTGGAAATCTTTTTCAAGGAGTTTTTCTAAAAGATGGAAAACCACAAGCTAATATTAGTGTTGAGGTTGAACTATACAATGAAGCTGGTATTAAGGCTCCAACAGAAATGCATACTACTCAAACTGTAAAAACAGATAAAAATGGAGTTTTCTCTTTTGTTATGAACCAAAAAGGTTGGTGGGGATTTGCTGGTTTAATGGTAGAAAATGAAAAAGAGCTAAATGGAAAAAAATATCCTATTGAAAATGGTGCATTAATTTGGATAAAAGCACACTAA
- a CDS encoding energy-coupling factor transporter transmembrane component T, producing MRLNPAISLLSAVGFSLILSFSKFELFFILPIIFLIYLNYKNIINILKKLIFLNIFIVVLALFLYFESNINEALELFFKVNFILLFNLLLFYSSSGFDIVKAFMILRFPKKINSILYFTVKFIFDLNLELKSIKESLKARNFKARTDIFTYKTYGNIFGILFIKTIKNSESLKDTFKIRAFKDEIFLNYENSFKILDFILVVLLIIILLVKVVL from the coding sequence TTGAGATTAAACCCAGCTATCTCTTTGTTGAGTGCAGTTGGATTTAGTTTGATTTTAAGTTTCTCAAAATTTGAACTTTTTTTTATCCTTCCAATAATTTTCCTTATATATTTAAACTATAAAAACATTATAAATATTTTAAAGAAATTAATATTTTTAAATATCTTTATAGTTGTATTGGCTCTTTTTTTATATTTTGAAAGTAATATAAATGAAGCTTTAGAACTATTCTTCAAAGTAAATTTTATACTTCTGTTTAATCTTTTACTTTTTTACTCTTCAAGTGGGTTTGATATTGTAAAAGCTTTTATGATATTGAGATTTCCAAAAAAAATTAACTCTATTTTATATTTTACAGTTAAGTTTATTTTTGATTTAAATCTTGAATTAAAAAGTATAAAAGAGTCTTTAAAAGCTAGAAATTTTAAAGCAAGAACAGATATATTTACATACAAAACATATGGAAATATTTTTGGAATCCTTTTTATAAAAACTATTAAAAATAGTGAAAGTTTAAAAGATACTTTTAAAATAAGAGCTTTTAAAGATGAGATTTTTTTAAACTATGAAAATAGTTTCAAAATTTTAGATTTTATTTTAGTAGTACTATTGATTATTATACTTTTAGTGA